Genomic DNA from Cupriavidus pauculus:
AACGATGCCCACCCCCGTGCCGCAGAACATCAGCCCGATCCACGTGGGACGGCCAAGCCCAGTCAGCCCCTGCATGCACCATGCCGTCGCGTGAATCATGACCAGCGCGCTCGCCATGCCGGCCAGCGCGCGCCAGAGCATCCATAGCGCCAGACTGCCGGGCAACGCCATGGCAAAGGTGAGCAGCACCGTGAGCACCAATGCGTATCGCGCCGTACGCGCGGACTCCGTACGCCAGACCAGACCGAGCAGCGATCCCGCGAGATAGCCCGCGTAGTTCGCAGTGGCCAGCGCCCCACCCTGCGAGAGCGTGACGGTGCCGTCGTGCAGCATCATCGGCAGCAGTGGCGTGAATGCAAACCGGCCGATGCCGAGCGACACCGCAAGGCAGACGAGTCCTGCAACGGCCACGGTCCATGGGCCGGTCACCGGCCTCGCGCCGTCAGCGCCCTCGACAGCCCTCGCGATGGCCATCAGTGCGTGGCCCCCGCCGACTCCCTGACGTCCTGCACCGTCGCCAGCGATGTCGCGACCATGACCTCGATGGCCGCAATCAGCGTCCGCACATCGAGGCTCGGTGCCCCGGGATGATGGGCGGCCATCTCCGGCAGATACGGCACGTGCACGAACCCGCCGCGCAATGCCGGCCGCTCCGTCGCGATGTAATGCGCGAGCGAATAGAAGATGGTGTTGCAGTTATAAGTGCCCGCCGTCTGCGACACCGACGCTGGAATGCCCGCCTCGCGCAATGCGCGCACCAATGCCTTGATCGGCAGCGTCGAGAAATAACCGACCGGACCGCCCCCGACCACCGGCACATCGACGGGCTGCCGCCCGGCATTGTCCGGAATGCGCGCATCGACGATATTGATCGCCACGCGTTCGATCGACACATCGGGACGGCCGCCTGCCTGTCCGAGGCACAGCACGAGCACGGGATCGACCGTCTCGATATGGCCGATCAGCGCCTGCCGCACCTCGCCAATCACGCAAGGCAACTGGCGCGCCACGATGCGCGCCTCACCGACGACGCGCCCGTCCACCGCACGCACCGCCTCCCATGAAGGGTTCAGCGTCTCGCCATCGAATGGCTCTATGCCCGTTACCAGTACTGTGTCCATGGAATCCCCCGTGCACGAAATCATCGAAACAGATATCGTAAGCATCTGATCCGCATTCCTGAAATGGATATTCGATATCCATGACATTCACAGCATGAATCTATCCCGCGTCGATCTGAATTTGCTCGTTACGTTCGAAGCGCTCTACCAAACCCGCAATGTCACGCTCGCGGGCCAGCGCCTGAACCGCGCGCAACCGTCGGTCAGCAACGCGCTCACGCGCCTGCGCGCGCTGTTCGGCGACGATCTGTTCGTGCGGGGTACCGCCGGCATGCAGCCGACCGAATTGGCGCACGCGCTGATGCCCGGGATATCGCTCGCGCTCGATCATGTCCGTCAGACCATGGGTCAGACCGTGGCCTTCGACCCCGCAGTGCCGGCGGGCCGCCGCTTCACCATCGCCGCCAGCGACTACGCAGACGTCGTGCTGCTGCCGCATGTGATCGGCCGCCTTCGGCGATCGGCACCCGATATCGACCTGCGCGTCATGGCGCTGGACCGCGCCACCATCCACGATCAGCTCGATCACGGCGTGGCGGATGTCGCCATCAGCGGCCACCTGTCCACGCCAAAGCGCATGGTCCGGACGACGCTGTATCGGGAAGATTTCGTCTGCATCGCACATCGCGAGCATCCACTGCTGCGCGGAACCCGCCAGCGCCGCACGATCGATCTCGCGACTTATCTGAAGCTGCCGCATGCGCTGTTCGTCCCCAGCGACGACGGCTCGCGGCGCGGCGTCATCGACGGCAGGCTCGAGCAATTGGGCGAGCATCGCCGCGTGGCCGCGACGTTCTCGCATATCGTCGCCCTGCCGCTCGCCGTCGCCAGCAGCGATCTCGTGGCGACCATGGCCAGACGCGCGGCACAACAACTCGCCACGCCTGATGTCAGGATCTACGAACTGCCGAAGGCACTGACCGAGACCGCGTTCGATATCGATCTGATCCACACGCGGCGGGCGCGCGTGGATGCGGGCGTGACGTGGCTGCGGGAAGAGATCGCCGCAGCCGTGCAGGCGCTTTAGAGGCCGGTCATTTCTTGAGCGGCGGATAGCCCTGCGTGAAAATCCACTCGGTCGCCTTGGCCGGCGTATGGCAGGCCAGGCAGTTCTGCTTGTAGTTGAAGGTGGGCATCGGCACACCGCTTTTCATCGGCAGATTGCGGGAGGCCACGGTCGGCTTGCCATCGTCGAACCACGCCCATCCCCAGCCATCGCCCCACGTGTCACCCTGCGGATAACGCCCCTTGGCATCGCGCACCATCACGAACCATCCGCGAAGTTTCTCCGAATGGCTGACGGTGCCCGTGGTCATCGGCTCGGTTGCCGCGACGTACACTTCCTTCACGAGCACGGTGCCGTCGGGAAAGCTCCCGTTCTTGCGATAGGCATCGATGGTGCCGGGCGAGGCATAGACGACGTGGAGTTCTTCCGAGCCCGCCCCCTGATCCTTGGCGACTGCCCACGTGCCGAGGAAGTTGTATGTGGTGCGATAGCCATCGGGCACCCGCAGCTTGCCCGAAGCATCGACCGCCGCACCGGGCTTGTCGGCCGCCGACGCGTGCGGCGCATGGATGGCAACGCCAATCGACACGGTGGCCACGGCGGCCACTAACGCACCGCGCCACCCGCGACGCACCGATCCTCGATATGCACTCATTTGCCGTTCCCCTGCTTGTGGTGTCAACAAGCATGGTTCAGCACAATGGGCTCCGCAATACTGCCTTGGTAGAACGAGATATGGCCGAGGGCGTGGTCCGCGCTTTCAGTCCGCGATGGCGAACGCGCCGCCCCGCCCAAACACGGCCTCCGCAAAGCGCTCGCCCATCCGCAGGTGCGCGGCCCCGTCGGGGTGGAGTTCGTCCGGCAGCGGCAACTCGCTGGCGTCCTGCTCGCCGTATAGTGCGAGCCCGTCCAGGTAATACAGGTTCGGATCGGTCGCCGCGCGCTGCCGCACGATGTCGCGCAACGTATCGCGGATGACAGCGAGCGTCAGCTTTCCATTCGCGACGTCTGCCGCGTCGCCGCCCGCCAGAAAGGACAGCCGGCCGGCCGCCAGTGCCGTCATATCGAACACGGTGGGACCCGGCGCGTGCTCA
This window encodes:
- a CDS encoding LysR family transcriptional regulator: MNLSRVDLNLLVTFEALYQTRNVTLAGQRLNRAQPSVSNALTRLRALFGDDLFVRGTAGMQPTELAHALMPGISLALDHVRQTMGQTVAFDPAVPAGRRFTIAASDYADVVLLPHVIGRLRRSAPDIDLRVMALDRATIHDQLDHGVADVAISGHLSTPKRMVRTTLYREDFVCIAHREHPLLRGTRQRRTIDLATYLKLPHALFVPSDDGSRRGVIDGRLEQLGEHRRVAATFSHIVALPLAVASSDLVATMARRAAQQLATPDVRIYELPKALTETAFDIDLIHTRRARVDAGVTWLREEIAAAVQAL
- a CDS encoding cytochrome P460 family protein; this translates as MSAYRGSVRRGWRGALVAAVATVSIGVAIHAPHASAADKPGAAVDASGKLRVPDGYRTTYNFLGTWAVAKDQGAGSEELHVVYASPGTIDAYRKNGSFPDGTVLVKEVYVAATEPMTTGTVSHSEKLRGWFVMVRDAKGRYPQGDTWGDGWGWAWFDDGKPTVASRNLPMKSGVPMPTFNYKQNCLACHTPAKATEWIFTQGYPPLKK
- the pcp gene encoding pyroglutamyl-peptidase I, with protein sequence MDTVLVTGIEPFDGETLNPSWEAVRAVDGRVVGEARIVARQLPCVIGEVRQALIGHIETVDPVLVLCLGQAGGRPDVSIERVAINIVDARIPDNAGRQPVDVPVVGGGPVGYFSTLPIKALVRALREAGIPASVSQTAGTYNCNTIFYSLAHYIATERPALRGGFVHVPYLPEMAAHHPGAPSLDVRTLIAAIEVMVATSLATVQDVRESAGATH